CAGGATTTTACTATATGCCTTTGAATACAGAAGAAGTTTCAGGTGTAACTGACCCTGAACGTATTAAATATTTACAAGAAATTCAGGTATCAAAAGAACAATCTATTGAAAAAGCACATGGAGATAATAGTGTTGCTGAACTAGCAGTATCTAACGGAACAGTTGAACTAGAATCTACATTCCATCATTTACCAATCGAAGATAGAGAAGTATTATTTGGACTTGATAAATCAAGTGATGGTGTGATTGGTGTAGGTAATAATACGCCACCATATGTTGCGGTTATCTTCGAAAAAACAACAGAAACTGGCGCGTCTGAATATGTTGGATTGCTTAAAGGTATGTTCACGTTTCCTGAAGTTTCTGGTCAACCTAAAGAAGATGGTGTTGAATTCTCTCAAGACAAATCTACAGCTGAATTCATGTCTGCTGAAGTTGAAGGCTTTGAGAAAGAACAAACTATGCTTCTCGGTCGCGATGAAAAAGGTGTAACTGTCATGCGTGATACAATTTGGAAAAAAGTATTTGGTAAAGAACACCCTAGCAAATCAGTATCCGAAGACACAGAAGAACCTGACATTGGCGCATAATAAGGAGGGCTATATCAATGGCTAAATATGAAGTATTAAAAACTTTTAAAGATTTGCAGGACAATGACAAGTTATATAAAAAAGGGAACACATTTCCGCGTCCAGTGAATAAGAAAATTGATGAAGAACGTATTTTAGAACTTTCATCAAGTGACAATCGTCAACGTAAACCACTAATCAAAAAGATTGAAGATTAATTTTGAGGGCATTGCGCCCTCTTTTTATTCGCAAATAAAAATTATTATATTAAAAGGAGTTTTAAACATGGCTAAAAAAATCAATTACATTAAATTAGTAGTATTAGATAAAGAAGGTAACGCTAAAGAGGATAAAAACGGTAATT
This region of Staphylococcus sp. IVB6240 genomic DNA includes:
- a CDS encoding major tail protein, which encodes MAKKYNSFTGITGFYYMPLNTEEVSGVTDPERIKYLQEIQVSKEQSIEKAHGDNSVAELAVSNGTVELESTFHHLPIEDREVLFGLDKSSDGVIGVGNNTPPYVAVIFEKTTETGASEYVGLLKGMFTFPEVSGQPKEDGVEFSQDKSTAEFMSAEVEGFEKEQTMLLGRDEKGVTVMRDTIWKKVFGKEHPSKSVSEDTEEPDIGA